In Segatella copri, the DNA window TATCCAAACTCAAAATTAAGAGTAAAGCCATGCGTACCAGCCTGTTAAGAGACATATTAGATTTATTCTTCCCCCGAACCTGCGCCATCTGCGGAAATGTGCTCGCTGGCGGGGAGGAGATGATATGCATAAAATGTCTGTTCCGCATGCCGGGAACCGATACTTGGGAACAGCCCTACGACAACGAGATGGCAAAACTCTTCTGGCATCTGATTCCCATCGAACGCTGCTGCGCTCTCTTCCATCACATCAGCCATGCCACATCGGCTAAAGCCGTCTACCAGCTGAAATACATGCATCATCCTGAAATGGGAATCTATCTGGGCAGAATGCTGGCAAAGAAGGGGTTAGGCATTCAGTTTTTCGACGGAATAGACGTCATCATCCCCATCCCGCTCACCCGAAAACGAGAAAAAGAACGCGGCTATAACCAGAGCCTTCTCATCGCCAAAGGCATCCAGCAACTCACCCATCTGACCATCATCAAGGATGCCGTAAGAAGGAAAAAGTTTAGCGAAAGCCAAACCCACAAGAACCGGCAGGAAAGACTGGAAAACGTGAGCCAGGTTTTTGAAGCCGCAGCAACCTATCATGACGGGCAGGGCGAGCACCCCATCACGCAGCTCGAAGGCAAACATATCCTCATCATCGACGACGTATGCACCACCGGAGCCACCATCATCTCCTGTGCGGGAACCCTGATAAAAGCAGCCGGAAAGATGAAGATAAGCGTGCTGACTGTAGGTTTCGCACACGACTAAAGGCCCTTTTTGCCGAGAGTTAAAACATTTTAACCCTAAATATAGCCGCCGTGTGCAAAAATCATTGTACCTTTGCAAAATAATTAATAATAATTTAATCCTTTAAAGATTATGGACAAACTGAAGAAAGAATTCGCATCTAAGTTATTGAAAGTAAAGGCTATCAAGTTGCAGCCTAATGATCCATTCACATGGGCTTCTGGCTGGAAGTCACCATTCTATTGCGATAACCGCAAGACTCTCTCATTCCCAGAACTCCGCAATTATGTAAAGCTTGAGCTCGTTCACGCTATCCTGGAGCAGTTCCCAGAGGCTGATGCTGTAGCCGGAGTAGCTACTGGTGCCATCGCGCAGGGTGCTTTGGTTGCTGACGAACTGAACATGCCTTTCGTATACGTTCGTTCTAAACCAAAGGATCACGGTATGCAGAACCTCATCGAAGGTCAGCTCGACCCTAAGGCTAAGGTTGTGGTAGTAGAAGACTTGATTTCTACCGGCGGCAGCTCTCTCAAGGCAGTAGAAGCTCTCCGCAAGAACGGCAACGAGATTGTGGGCATGGTAGCTAGCTATACCTATGGTTTCCCTATCGCCGAGAAGGCTTTTGCTGATGCTAACGTAAAGCTGGTTACTTTGACCGACTATGAGCACGTAGTGGCAGAGGCTCTGGAGACTGGCTATATCAAGCAGGAAGACGTAGAGCTGCTCCACGAGTGGCGCAAGGACCCAGCTAACTGGAAGAAGTAATCAAGCTGACCCATCAATAATGAGTACAAGTACATTCGAAAGTAATATCAAACAGATTCCTCACAAGCAGGAATCTGTTTACCGTACATTGAGCGATCTGAATAACCTGCAGATGCTCAAAGACCGCTTCGAGCAGGTGAAAGACCAGATTCCTGAGGACAAGAGAAAGGAAATGGAAAAGCTGAAGGACCTCAAGTTTGATAGCGACAGCATCTCTATCACAGCACCAATGGTGGGTGAAATCAAGATGCGCATCATCGACCGCGAGGAGCCTAAGACCATCAAGTTTGAAACAGAAAACAGCCCTGTTCCTTTCAACTTCTGGATTCAGCTGCTCCCTACAGGCGAGTTCTCATGCAAAATGAAACTCACCATCAAGGCAGAACTTAACATGTTTATCAAGGGTATGGTGAAGAAGCCATTGCAGGAAGGCATCGAAAAAATTGCTGATGCGCTTGCGATGATTCCTTACCAGGATTAATAAATAAAGAAATTATGGCACATAAACTTTGGGAAAAGAACTTCGAAGTAAACAAGGAAATTGAAAGATTCACCGTAGGAAGAGACCGCGAACTCGACCTCTATCTCGCCAAGTATGACGTGCTGGGCAGTATGGCACACATCACCATGCTCGAAAGCATCGGACTCCTGGAGAAAGATGAACTCACCCAGCTCCTTGCCGAACTGAAAAACATCTACGCCATCGCCGACAAGGGCGAATTCGTAATAGAAGACGGCGTGGAAGACGTTCATTCCCAGGTAGAACTGATGCTCACCCAGAAACTGGGCGACATGGGTAAGAAGATTCATTCGGGTAGATCACGCAACGACCAGGTTCTCGTAGACCTCAAACTCTTCACCCGTCATGAGTTGAAGGAGATTGTGGACGCCGTGAAGATTCTCTTCGACGAGCTGATTCAGAAGAGCAACCAGTATAAGGACGTACTGATGCCGGGCTACACCCATCTGCAGGTGGCTATGCCTTCATCATTCGGTCTCTGGTTTGGCGCTTATGCTGAAGGACTTGCCGATGACATGCTCTTCCTTCAGGCTGCTTACCGCATGACCAACCGCAACCCATTGGGTAGCGCTGCCGGCTATGGAAGTTCATTCCCATTGAACCGCACCATGACCACCGAACTTCTCGGTTTCGACAGCATGGACTATAATGTGGTTTATGCACAAATGGGCAGAGGAAAGATGGAGCGCAACGTGGCTTTCGCCATGGCTACCGTGGCAGGAACTTTGGCAAAGATGGCTTTCGACGCCTGTATGTTCAACTGTCAGAACTTCGGTTTCGTGAAATTGCCTAAGGAGTGCACCACCGGTTCGAGCATCATGCCACACAAGAAGAATCCAGACGTATTCGAGTTGATTCGCGCCAAGAGCAACAAGCTCCAGAGCCTTCCACAGCAGGTAATGCTCATCATGAACAACCTGCCAGTAGGCTATTTCCGCGATCTCCAGATTATCAAGGAAGTGTTCCTCCCTGCCTTCGGCGAGTTGAAGGACTGTCTGCAGATGGCTGCCTACATCATCAACAAGATGGAGGTGAACGAGCATATTCTTGACGATCCTCGCTACGACCCTATGTTCTCAGTAGAAGAAGTGAACCAGCTTGCAGCCAACGGAATGCCATTCCGCGATGCTTACAAGAAGGTAGGACTGGAAATCGAGGCTGGCGAATTCAAGCCAAACAAGGATATTCATCATACTCACGAAGGCAGCATCGGCAATCTCTGCAACGATAAGATTCAGGCGCTGATGGAGCAGACCCTCTCTGAGTTCCACTTCGAGCGCATGGAGAATGCTGAGAAGAATCTTCTGAAATAAAGACAGAAAGGTTTCTGCATGAAGAATAGCATATATAATAAGGTATATATATATAATAAGGTGAAGAGCATGGCTGGAATAGCTATGCTCTTACTTTGTTCATGCGATGCAGAAAACAGCATCAGCACCAAATATCCCTGCCAGTTCTATTTCAAGTCGCAATACCATCCGGGCACAAGTCTGGAAACAGCCCTCAACGGAACGGGCATCTACACGATGGTTAGCGCCAAAAAGGTGAATGGAGCCTGGAATATCTATTCTACATTAAACGATGGGAAAAACAAGACGGAAACTATCGTTCTCTCTACACAGAAGGAGAATTATGCCAACTATACTTATCTGGGAGCGGGCAACGACCCTAAAGATGCCAAAAAGAACGGCTTCATCATGGGATTATCCAACTTCAGCGGACCTGTAGCCTGGGACCGCCAATGCCCCAACTGTCTGGAACAATATGGCGGCACCAACTATCCGCTGGAATGGACCGGCAACCGCCAATCGGTAATTTGCGACAAATGTAAACGCATCTACAGCCTGGAAAACGGAACCATCACAAGCGGCGGAAAGAGCAAAAACGACAAGGCGCTGATGAAATATCAAGTAACCTACAACGGCAAAGGAACCGATATATACGTGGGAAACTAAGCAGAAACGGAGGGCAAACGAAAAAAATGGCGCTTTCTTGTCTTAAAAAATGTAAATCGTTTGGAGATTTAAAGAAATAGCATTACCTTTGCACCCACATAACGCGGAAATAGCTCAGTTGGTAGAGCACAACCTTGCCAAGGTTGGGGTCGCGGGTCCGAGTCCCGTTTTCCGCTCAACTCTTAACGTTTACCATGCCGCAATGGTGGAATTGGTAGACACGAGGGACTTAAAATCCCTTGGCCAGTAATGGCTGTGCGGGTTCGAGTCCCGCTCGCGGCACCTTAAAGTTTTTCCTTATGAAAAAATTTGCTTACATCCTCATTTTATTCATTACGCTGGTCTTAACATCATGTGGTGTTAGCAGTGGGCATTTCAAGTTTGAAGGCAAATTTCTCAACATGAATCAAGGCGAGTTTTATGTATACAGTCCTGACGGGGGCTTCGAAGGCGTTGACACCATCAAGGTAGAAGGCGGCCGTTTCACTTTCGAAACCGAATGTAAGGAAGATTTTACCATTATGCTTGTTTTCCCTAATTTCTCTGAGCAGCCTATCTTCGCAAAATCGGGCAAATCAGTAGAAATCAAGGCAGATGCTTCGCACCTTAAGGAAATGGAGGTAAGCGGAACCGAGGATAACGAACTGATGACAAAATTCCGCAAGAACATCCTGAAAGATACGCCACCTGAGGCTAAAAAGCATGCTGAAGACTTCGTCAGAGAACATCCGAATTCTGTGTGCAGCATCTATCTGATCAGAAAATACTTCATCACTTCTACACAACCTGATTACCGCAAGGCGCTCTCACTCATCAATATCGTAGAGAAGGAACAGCCTAAAAACGGACAGTTGGCTAAGATGAAGCAGTTGGCAGAAACCATGAAGAATGTAGGCACCGGTGCAACCCTGCCT includes these proteins:
- a CDS encoding SRPBCC family protein, which codes for MSTSTFESNIKQIPHKQESVYRTLSDLNNLQMLKDRFEQVKDQIPEDKRKEMEKLKDLKFDSDSISITAPMVGEIKMRIIDREEPKTIKFETENSPVPFNFWIQLLPTGEFSCKMKLTIKAELNMFIKGMVKKPLQEGIEKIADALAMIPYQD
- a CDS encoding ComF family protein produces the protein MICIKCLFRMPGTDTWEQPYDNEMAKLFWHLIPIERCCALFHHISHATSAKAVYQLKYMHHPEMGIYLGRMLAKKGLGIQFFDGIDVIIPIPLTRKREKERGYNQSLLIAKGIQQLTHLTIIKDAVRRKKFSESQTHKNRQERLENVSQVFEAAATYHDGQGEHPITQLEGKHILIIDDVCTTGATIISCAGTLIKAAGKMKISVLTVGFAHD
- the pyrE gene encoding orotate phosphoribosyltransferase; translated protein: MDKLKKEFASKLLKVKAIKLQPNDPFTWASGWKSPFYCDNRKTLSFPELRNYVKLELVHAILEQFPEADAVAGVATGAIAQGALVADELNMPFVYVRSKPKDHGMQNLIEGQLDPKAKVVVVEDLISTGGSSLKAVEALRKNGNEIVGMVASYTYGFPIAEKAFADANVKLVTLTDYEHVVAEALETGYIKQEDVELLHEWRKDPANWKK
- a CDS encoding DUF4369 domain-containing protein, with translation MKKFAYILILFITLVLTSCGVSSGHFKFEGKFLNMNQGEFYVYSPDGGFEGVDTIKVEGGRFTFETECKEDFTIMLVFPNFSEQPIFAKSGKSVEIKADASHLKEMEVSGTEDNELMTKFRKNILKDTPPEAKKHAEDFVREHPNSVCSIYLIRKYFITSTQPDYRKALSLINIVEKEQPKNGQLAKMKQLAETMKNVGTGATLPSFTAYDINGKLVSSTEMSSAPVAVIYTWATYNYDSQDMQRELKSRQKESNGKLKLMAFCLDASKSECKNNIKRDSIACPIICNGEMLEDKTLKKLGLGNLPDNIILQNGKIIARGMKKQELYNKLDQLLK
- the argH gene encoding argininosuccinate lyase; translation: MAHKLWEKNFEVNKEIERFTVGRDRELDLYLAKYDVLGSMAHITMLESIGLLEKDELTQLLAELKNIYAIADKGEFVIEDGVEDVHSQVELMLTQKLGDMGKKIHSGRSRNDQVLVDLKLFTRHELKEIVDAVKILFDELIQKSNQYKDVLMPGYTHLQVAMPSSFGLWFGAYAEGLADDMLFLQAAYRMTNRNPLGSAAGYGSSFPLNRTMTTELLGFDSMDYNVVYAQMGRGKMERNVAFAMATVAGTLAKMAFDACMFNCQNFGFVKLPKECTTGSSIMPHKKNPDVFELIRAKSNKLQSLPQQVMLIMNNLPVGYFRDLQIIKEVFLPAFGELKDCLQMAAYIINKMEVNEHILDDPRYDPMFSVEEVNQLAANGMPFRDAYKKVGLEIEAGEFKPNKDIHHTHEGSIGNLCNDKIQALMEQTLSEFHFERMENAEKNLLK